A window of the Cicer arietinum cultivar CDC Frontier isolate Library 1 chromosome 6, Cicar.CDCFrontier_v2.0, whole genome shotgun sequence genome harbors these coding sequences:
- the LOC101514598 gene encoding uncharacterized protein codes for MHPPLTLHKHPMCAEIIEQFQKCHVEHPIAKFFGECTDLKIKLDRCFREEKAVKRKANFEKSKELKEQLRVLRKENAVNSNQ; via the exons ATGCATCCTCCTCTAACATTGCACAAGCACCCTATGTGCGCTGAA ATTATTGAACAGTTTCAAAAGTGTCATGTGGAACATCCTATTGCAAAATTCTTTGGCGAATGTACagatttgaaaataaaattagatcGCTGCTTCAGAGAAGAA AAAGCTGTGAAGAGAAAGGCCAACTTTGAAAAGAGCAAAGAATTGAAGGAACAGTTGCGAGTTTTAAGGAAAGAAAATGCTGTAAACAGCAATCAATAG
- the LOC101515129 gene encoding uncharacterized protein At5g08430-like isoform X2 encodes MGKKSNKRKRKEEIAEDCCFICKDGGNMRVCDFGDCLKAYHPECVDKDNTFLKNDSNWCCGSHYCYICRKASKFMCFCCPAAVCGKCFFDGEFATVKRNKGFCRHCAKLASLLEKKADVDSDGEKIDFEDQETYECYFQEYYKFIKKKEGLNSQNAHFAHDFIKNGKNKRDLDPYEIVEEEDDSGESDVSDSQASDYDDLNETSGVKSVRRKKKCMKKLKSIKGKVGDKKKDFVGWGSRSLIDFLEDIGRDTAKELSEHDVASIIIEYCNSNKLFDPEKKRKVICDEKLRTLLRRKSVNKNNIQNLLTSHFVENLEETDDIICGSEERDYNEPIKFSRSRNLNPTTKSCQNLVSKELLSGFAAIISSNLKLVYLKRSLIEELLKKPDAFDGKVLGSFVRTKSDPNDYLQKNSHLLLPVIGINRSSKKEEINQEIMLRLLNVPKDVPICKISDDDFSEEECQDLYQRMRNGLLKQPTILELEQKAKTLHEDIIKHWISRELTLLRNRIDLANEKGWRRELAQYMDRKLKLESPSEQSRLLSEIPKVIPEMVYTNMSPKDSSSKDKLDQNDLPELATGDTCNSKYGGFDQCMDKRTDVIVTAQEPNTIVSVNSSIVQQLSHNSKIWKVYIRKGKRETRERDLRVETVMLSRN; translated from the exons ATGGGGAAAAAGAGcaacaaaagaaaaaggaaagaagagATTGCTGAGGATTGTTGTTTCATTTGCAAGGATGGAGGGAACATGAGGGTCTGTGATTTTGG GGATTGCCTTAAAGCTTATCATCCGGAATGCGTGGATAAAGACAATACCTTTTTGAAGAATGACAGTAATTGGTGTTGTG gtTCCCATTATTGCTACATATGCAGAAAAGCATCAAAGTTCATGTGCTTTTGCTGCCCAGCTGCTGTTTGTGGAAAATGCTTCTTTGATGGTGAATTTGCTACTGTCAAAAGAAACAAAGGATTTTGTAGGCACTGCGCAAAACTTGCATCTCTACTTGAAAAAAAAGCTGATGTTGATTCTGATGGG GAAAAGATAGATTTCGAAGATCAAGAGACATATGAATGTTATTTTcaagaatattataaatttatcaaaaaaaaagaAGGACTGAATTCTCAAAATGCTCATTTTGCCCATGACTTCATTAAAAATGGGAAAAACAAGCGTGACTTGGATCCATACGAAATAGTTGAGGAGGAAGATGATTCTGGCGAATCTGATGTGAGTGACTCTCAAGCTTCTGATTATGATGACCTGAATGAGACATCAGGAGTTAAATCGGTGAGGAGAAAGAAGAAATGCATGAAAAAGCTAAAGTCAATAAAAGGAAAAGTTGGAGATAAGAAAAAGGATTTTGTAGGATGGGGTTCAAGAAGTCTCATAGATTTTCTTGAAGATATTGGTAGAGACACAGCCAAAGAACTTTCCGAACACGATGTTGCTTCAATAATCATTGAGTACTGCAATAGTAACAAGCTATTTGACCCTGAGAAAAAGCGAAAGGTCATATGTGATGAAAAGTTAAGGACTTTACTGCGGAGGAAGTCAGTGAACAAAAACAACATCCAAAACCTTCTGACATCGCATTTTGTTGAGAATCTTGAGGAAACAGATGATATCATCTGTGGTTCAGAAGAAAGGGATTATAATGAGCCGATAAAATTTTCGAGGTCGAGAAATTTGAACCCAACTACAAAATCTTGTCAGAACCTAGTTTCTAAAGAGCTTCTAAGCGGTTTTGCAGCTATAATTAGTTCAAACCTAAAGCTTGTCTACTTGAAGAGGAGCTTAATTGAGGAGCTTTTAAAGAAGCCAGATGCTTTTGATGGCAAAGTCTTGGGAAGTTTTGTGAGAACCAAATCTGACCCCAATGACTATTTGCAGAAGAACTCCCATCTGCTCTTACCAGTAATAG GAATAAACAGATCTTCAAAGAAAGAAGAAATCAACCAAGAAATTATGCTCCGGCTTCTTAATGTGCCAAAAGATGTACCTATCTGCAAAATTTCAGATGATGATTTTTCTGAG GAAGAATGTCAAGATCTGTATCAGAGAATGAGAAATGGTCTGCTCAAACAGCCGACTATA CTGGAGCTTGAGCAGAAAGCCAAAACTCTGCATGAAGATATAATAAAGCAT TGGATCTCAAGGGAATTAACATTGTTACGAAATCGCATTGATCTGGCCAATGAAAAAGGATGGAGGAGAGAA CTTGCTCAGTACATGGACCGCAAACTGAAGCTTGAGTCTCCATCAGAACAATCACGTTTATTAAGTGAAATTCCAAAAGTAATTCCTGAAATGGTTTATACCAATATGTCACCAAAAGATTCCTCAAGCAAAGATAAGCTTGATCAAAATGATTTGCCGGAATTAGCCACTGGAGATACTTGTAACTCCAAATATGGCGGTTTTGATCAATGTATGGATAAGAGAACAGATGTTATAG TGACGGCTCAGGAGCCCAATACAATTGTTAGTGTTAATAGCTCAATAGTGCAGCAGTTGAGTCATAACTCCAAGATATGGAAGGTATATATCAGGAAAGGGAAGAGAGAGACACGTGAAAGAGACTTACGGGTAGAGACGGTTATGCTTAGTAGAAATTGA
- the LOC101492443 gene encoding endoglucanase 25-like, whose product MQKASMVRSVQSLWLLYRWEKKRLKTEIEKKRRKTEIEKKRRKIEFNYSHETRKRKAEITSRVEINATDSATDEVRSWNLQELDRAALSRPLDETQQSWLLGPIEQKKKYVDLGCIIVSRKIFVWTVGMIVFAAFVDGFVTLIVKTVPRHHHKHPPHDNYTLALHKALMFFNAQKYLNDTSGVKSVSGKKKFMKKLK is encoded by the exons ATGCAAAAAGCTAGTATG GTTCGATCAGTACAAAGTTTGTGGTTGCTTTATCGGTGGGAGAAAAAGAGGCTTAAGACTGAAATCGAGAAAAAGAGGCGTAAGACTGAAATCGAGAAAAAGAGGCGTAAGATTGAATTCAATTATTCCCACGAAACCAGAAAAAGAAAAGCAGAG ATCACGTCGCGTGTGGAGATCAACGCCACAGACTCAGCCACCGACGAAGTTCGGAGCTGGAATCTTCAGGAACTTGACAGAGCAGCTTTGTCACGTCCGTTGGATGAAACTCAACAGAGTTGGTTACTGGGTCCCATTGAACAGAAGAAGAAGTATGTAGATCTGGGTTGTATCATTGTTAGTCGCAAGATCTTCGTTTGGACTGTTGGAATGATTGTTTTTGCTGCTTTTGTTGATGGTTTTGTTACTCTTATTGTTAAAACTGTTCCTCGTCATCATCATAAACATCCTCCTCATGATAATTATACACTTGCGCTTCATAAGGCTCTTATGTTCTTCAATGCCCAAAAAT ACCTGAATGACACATCAGGAGTTAAATCGGTGAGTGGAAAGAAGAAGTTCATGAAAAAGCTAAAGTGA
- the LOC101515129 gene encoding uncharacterized protein At5g08430-like isoform X1, translating into MGKKSNKRKRKEEIAEDCCFICKDGGNMRVCDFGDCLKAYHPECVDKDNTFLKNDSNWCCGSHYCYICRKASKFMCFCCPAAVCGKCFFDGEFATVKRNKGFCRHCAKLASLLEKKADVDSDGEKIDFEDQETYECYFQEYYKFIKKKEGLNSQNAHFAHDFIKNGKNKRDLDPYEIVEEEDDSGESDVSDSQASDYDDLNETSGVKSVRRKKKCMKKLKSIKGKVGDKKKDFVGWGSRSLIDFLEDIGRDTAKELSEHDVASIIIEYCNSNKLFDPEKKRKVICDEKLRTLLRRKSVNKNNIQNLLTSHFVENLEETDDIICGSEERDYNEPIKFSRSRNLNPTTKSCQNLVSKELLSGFAAIISSNLKLVYLKRSLIEELLKKPDAFDGKVLGSFVRTKSDPNDYLQKNSHLLLPVIGINRSSKKEEINQEIMLRLLNVPKDVPICKISDDDFSEEECQDLYQRMRNGLLKQPTILELEQKAKTLHEDIIKHWISRELTLLRNRIDLANEKGWRRELAQYMDRKLKLESPSEQSRLLSEIPKVIPEMVYTNMSPKDSSSKDKLDQNDLPELATGDTCNSKYGGFDQCMDKRTDVIGPKTPVKNNHDDTTYPTSVEQLFVYGASQDKDTSQNELIQYTSKRRDDHLSVADPVKATVNDVVVPDPVKVTINDVVEADPVKAVVSYVVEADPVKAVVSYVVEATVNDVIVLSDSDEEDVSIKNTPAGQKSVENPDVSFWNCSGVYYGETRGPFSMSVLKSWSDSAPFPLEFKVWKTGESEREAIPLRDALRLFFP; encoded by the exons ATGGGGAAAAAGAGcaacaaaagaaaaaggaaagaagagATTGCTGAGGATTGTTGTTTCATTTGCAAGGATGGAGGGAACATGAGGGTCTGTGATTTTGG GGATTGCCTTAAAGCTTATCATCCGGAATGCGTGGATAAAGACAATACCTTTTTGAAGAATGACAGTAATTGGTGTTGTG gtTCCCATTATTGCTACATATGCAGAAAAGCATCAAAGTTCATGTGCTTTTGCTGCCCAGCTGCTGTTTGTGGAAAATGCTTCTTTGATGGTGAATTTGCTACTGTCAAAAGAAACAAAGGATTTTGTAGGCACTGCGCAAAACTTGCATCTCTACTTGAAAAAAAAGCTGATGTTGATTCTGATGGG GAAAAGATAGATTTCGAAGATCAAGAGACATATGAATGTTATTTTcaagaatattataaatttatcaaaaaaaaagaAGGACTGAATTCTCAAAATGCTCATTTTGCCCATGACTTCATTAAAAATGGGAAAAACAAGCGTGACTTGGATCCATACGAAATAGTTGAGGAGGAAGATGATTCTGGCGAATCTGATGTGAGTGACTCTCAAGCTTCTGATTATGATGACCTGAATGAGACATCAGGAGTTAAATCGGTGAGGAGAAAGAAGAAATGCATGAAAAAGCTAAAGTCAATAAAAGGAAAAGTTGGAGATAAGAAAAAGGATTTTGTAGGATGGGGTTCAAGAAGTCTCATAGATTTTCTTGAAGATATTGGTAGAGACACAGCCAAAGAACTTTCCGAACACGATGTTGCTTCAATAATCATTGAGTACTGCAATAGTAACAAGCTATTTGACCCTGAGAAAAAGCGAAAGGTCATATGTGATGAAAAGTTAAGGACTTTACTGCGGAGGAAGTCAGTGAACAAAAACAACATCCAAAACCTTCTGACATCGCATTTTGTTGAGAATCTTGAGGAAACAGATGATATCATCTGTGGTTCAGAAGAAAGGGATTATAATGAGCCGATAAAATTTTCGAGGTCGAGAAATTTGAACCCAACTACAAAATCTTGTCAGAACCTAGTTTCTAAAGAGCTTCTAAGCGGTTTTGCAGCTATAATTAGTTCAAACCTAAAGCTTGTCTACTTGAAGAGGAGCTTAATTGAGGAGCTTTTAAAGAAGCCAGATGCTTTTGATGGCAAAGTCTTGGGAAGTTTTGTGAGAACCAAATCTGACCCCAATGACTATTTGCAGAAGAACTCCCATCTGCTCTTACCAGTAATAG GAATAAACAGATCTTCAAAGAAAGAAGAAATCAACCAAGAAATTATGCTCCGGCTTCTTAATGTGCCAAAAGATGTACCTATCTGCAAAATTTCAGATGATGATTTTTCTGAG GAAGAATGTCAAGATCTGTATCAGAGAATGAGAAATGGTCTGCTCAAACAGCCGACTATA CTGGAGCTTGAGCAGAAAGCCAAAACTCTGCATGAAGATATAATAAAGCAT TGGATCTCAAGGGAATTAACATTGTTACGAAATCGCATTGATCTGGCCAATGAAAAAGGATGGAGGAGAGAA CTTGCTCAGTACATGGACCGCAAACTGAAGCTTGAGTCTCCATCAGAACAATCACGTTTATTAAGTGAAATTCCAAAAGTAATTCCTGAAATGGTTTATACCAATATGTCACCAAAAGATTCCTCAAGCAAAGATAAGCTTGATCAAAATGATTTGCCGGAATTAGCCACTGGAGATACTTGTAACTCCAAATATGGCGGTTTTGATCAATGTATGGATAAGAGAACAGATGTTATAG GTCCAAAAACTCCAGTGAAAAATAACCATGATGATACAACATATCCTACCTCTGTTGAACAATTGTTTGTCTATGGTGCTTCCCAAGATAAAGACACTTCTCAAAATGAGCTGATTCAATATACCTCAAAAAGGCGAGATGATCACCTTTCAGTTGCGGATCCTGTAAAGGCGACTGTCAACGATGTTGTTGTGCCTGATCCTGTTAAGGTGACCATCAATGATGTTGTTGAGGCTGATCCTGTTAAGGCGGTTGTCAGTTATGTTGTTGAGGCTGATCCTGTTAAGGCGGTTGTCAGTTATGTTGTTGAGGCGACTGTCAATGATGTTATTGTCTTAAGTGACAGTGATGAAGAGGATGTGAGTATTAAAAACACTCCAGCAGGACAAAAGAGTGTGGAGAATCCTGATGTTTCTTTTTGGAATTGTTCGGGTGTTTATTATGGTGAAACAAGAGGGCCTTTTTCGATGTCTGTACTCAAAAGCTGGAGTGATTCTGCCCCTTTTCCCTTAGAATTCAAGGTCTGGAAGACAGGTGAGAGTGAAAGGGAGGCAATACCTCTCAGGGATGCACTTAGGCTGTTTTTTCCCTGA